TAAtttgtttacaagcttttcacagcttgacatctggtgaccccaaatgacctttgacttctactTAATAccatagggttcttgtactcagtaTGAGGCATCCACACGACAAGTATCAGATTCATTGctttttccctttttgagatatcgtATTCACATGGTtttcagtttgacctctggtgacccccaaatgacctttgaccttcatcaaaaacaataggcttcttgttcTCAATTTGGGGCATCCACATGCCAAGTATTAGATCCCTCAAGGTTACTCTTCTTTAGATATCCTGTTCACAAGCAATGTCAcataagcacacacacacaccctcacCATCCAtagattcaaattaaaaaataaatgtaataCACAGCTTAAATAAAGATTAGCTAAACTTATTTCAAATAACAAGGTACACCTTGCACACAACAACAAGTGTTCCACTTTAAAGTGGGTGGACTGCCACATTCATCACAGACCACTGGTCAACTCAGAAGTAACATAAAATAGCCCAAAGCAAAATGAAATGACTTCTCTCTACATTACTTTAATGTACCCATTAAGGAATTAAGGATACAAATGGCTGGATTTCATTCTCGGTTACCACGTtgtttattatgaattaaagaGAACTTTAAAATACCTCCACTTTCATAGCTGGCATGATATTGATGGCAAGATTTAGTTTTTTGAGGGGCCAGCCGTGTGTTGAATTTAGGCACAAAATCAAGTTTGATACGCTGTAGACCATGATCCATGGTTGAGCTGTTATACATTTGATGTTGAAGAAAAAACCATGgctttggttgagttattagaagaTTTAAGACAATCGATTACTTTAAGCATGCACTGAGGAGCCAACCTAATCCAATTTGACTTTTAAAGTATCATTCCAGAATTATAGCATATTCTAAAGGTCTTGAAACTTTACGACAGCAAGAGAAACATTACCTGCACTCAAatgtcccttttttttttcttgaacaAGACATATCAGGACTAACATTCTGCTGCCTCAAGTCATGCTTTCAATCAACTCTCTTTTCAAGGTAAATAGTGTTTTATTCATCTTCACTCTTTCTCCAAGAGACTGACCTATTAAACATTAATGCAAGAAACATTACAAAGGTTGTCCAGCAAGCACCTCCCTCGGGTAACTGAATAATATCTATGTCACTGTACACATATTTCCTTTAGTATTTGATACTTCCTGGTAACAACCTATTCAGAGAACTGTGTCATTCAACCATCAGAAAAAAGCACACATTGAGAACCTTGTTGTGAAATTTATCACCTAGTCATATCTACAGATTCATGACTGTGCTGTTATGATGCAAACCGGAATAGTTTGACCCAGAGTGCCTTATATTCACTCACGACACTGGTACCGATTACAAACGGCATCGGTGCAAGAGTAGGACCACTGGGCCCAAAGTGAGAACGTATTTTTCGACGATGGTCCACCTGCATGAAAGGATCTTTAATACCGCCGAAATAATGTTTCTGGTGTCTCCTCCATAGCAGAATGCAGATTAAAGGTAAAAACTGACATGACCACCATCATTCCTCTTGGTTTGATAATCACGTCACAGTCGCGCTTGGTGGAATGCCAACTCGCCTTCCAAACATCCGGTCACTAAAGTCGGATGAGTTGGAGAGAATTCTGACGTGACCACTGTCCTCTTATGACTTATCAAACGACACTTCTCTGTGAGTCCTTTAGAGTTTCCTCCGGTAGGGTTCAGATCGCAGAGTTCGCTACAGTCCGTGTTAAAAGTGAGCAACCTGACGCCGTCACCGAACGCGGAACAGATGTACCTCCCGTCCGGGCTGACGCTGAGTTCCTTGATGTATCCTCGGCCGTCGTTCCGTTCCGACATGTAATACAAAAGTCTATCTTGCGGATGAAACGGGGTACTGTTGTCTGCGGCGGAGTCATGAATATCTTTATCCAGGTTACAATGGCCTCCTTGAATATCGTGTACGCAGGTCCACTATTAGAGAAAGAAGAACGGAAAGAAAACTTTAAGTTGGGCTAAAACTTGCAAGTTATGTTCGCCACGATAAAGGGACACTTCAACCCATACtataatgttataaaaaaaaattcattcattgattttgattttttgatttttttgatttttatataacGCTTTACACCAgtgataggtctcaaagcactttacagacgttttattacccctggtcaatgatatcctgtcccagagacaatcccttcAGCTGGCAGCAGTTTCATACtgcacccaatgacaagttacctcacaggtaccaatttaacccctgggtggagagaggcaagtgagataaagcatcttgcccaagaacacaacgtaatgaattaggcaggaatcgaaccagcgatCCTTGGATCCCGAGTCCGAAGCCTTATCCAATTGGCCACCATGCTCTCATTGATGACACACAACAGATGTTCAAAAATCTTAAGAAAATCTACATTACCACATTACAGGCAGTCTACTAGGCAGCAGGTTACAGTGTCAAATAATCAGGATCGGCACTTGTTTCCGGTGATATTCCAGTAGCTTAAGTTGACTGCATTAATGTGTCCGGCAACTTTAGTTCAACCCACATCtttatagcattttgtatggcaAAGACATAGaatttttcaaagttggttaatttttttccaacagcagagtgaatgatgtcatcatggcaaatTTTAGCTGGAAAATGTTTTGTATTTCCTTACACAATTTATACATTCATccagagagaaaaaataatttctACAAAATGCTTCAAATCTTATGAAATGCTAAGTACAGTTTGGAGAGAACAAAGAGGACATTTCACAGCTCAAGCAAATCTTCCAaaagtatcacatttcaagaatTATTTCAAGAAAAACATTATCAAAGGAAGGCATAAAGCTGTTGAAGAATATATCCTGTCATGATGTCACAGACCACCCAATGTAATCCACCTGCTGGAATCAGGAATAGCCAGTCAAGATAATTTTTAATCATAGTTAGGGACAAAGATGGGCTTGTCATCTATTGTTGTGGAATATTTGAATACTTTTAATATAAGCCGTACAGTACATTGTGTGTCACAGGAATATCACTTTAATTGAGTCTTGATCTCCTCTTATCTATGCTGGCATCTATTACTGATCACAATTCAGAGTTTCAGGTTTCaacttctttcttcttttggaCGTATGAAACCTGTCACATGGTGACCTGCAAAGGTAGTCTGTCGATGTCATACTATACATGTAAGTACCAAGCGTAAAGCAAACATCAGAGAATAATTTGCATCTCGAATTTCAACACGACATGGCCAAACTGGAAaaatgtatagcagtttttatGTGTACCCATGAACAACAAACGTATCATTTGATCAGAGCTAAACTGCATAGCCTTCCAAACTGCTACACTAAAATTCAACcacttaattatttaattattcccTGAACCTTTCAAAATGTTCCTTCAGGTACCAGAGGTCAGTAGAAGAAGAAATAGACTAAAAAAATAACtacaaaagattttaaaaaaaaaacccaactgCACTTTTCAACTCTTTTAAAAGACTATCACACTTCTATCATCTGTTGTCGCATGCGTTAACTCTCGTGCGACTCTTACCTCCGATTCTTCCATTTCCGATGTGAACCTGGACATCATGCACCAGCTCTGCGGGTGTACAACCAGCGAAGAGATGCACCATGGGTAACTCTCCCGGGGGAAATCCATCACGAGTTCGACTCGATTCCGTTTCTGATGAAAGACGTGGTTCGACGGATGATTCGTCAAATCTTTTGGATCCTTTTCTTGAAGCAGCAAGTAATAGTCATCGGAAGAGAAGTCTTTCAAGTCTTTGGCAAGAGTTAATAAGTCCAGGTCGTGAATGATCAGGTAATAACCCAGAGAGGTCGACAGAATCATTTTACTGTCGTCTGGGGTCAGTCTCGTCCTCATCAAACGATCGAGACAAACCAATTCGGTCGGTTTGGCAGCCTCTGAAGAGTAgctgtaacaaaaaaaaatgttaaaagaaatattaaaccaGACAGACAGACCTCAGGGATTCACTTTCCTACACTGGACAGTAAACATACAGGTTTAACCGAAGCTATGTTTGAAGAGTGACACTACAAGATGTCAAACCTGACACCACAGAAATAATACAGAGCAATTTTCAAGTAAAACCTACAAACTCGGTGGTTCACGATAACCCCCAAGGCAGCATCTTTGCAAATGAGAACAAAAAGAATTCTACTACAAGAAATTAAACAACTAAGCCATAAATTGAAGGAACCTAGAAATCACAAAACAGAATCTGAATATTATAACCATAATTGCTTGCATGCTCCTCTGTACCACATGAGTCACAATGTTACTATTAAAACTTGTTACCCCAAAATTCTCAATTCCTTTCCCATGGGGTTGTGAATCAGTCAACTAGGAGTTGATAGTTCCGAATAGCCTGTTGTGTTTTCAAGGACTTTTAGGGCCTGTTGTGTTGACAAGGACTTTTAGGGCCTATTGTGTTGACAAGGACTTTTAG
Above is a genomic segment from Apostichopus japonicus isolate 1M-3 chromosome 5, ASM3797524v1, whole genome shotgun sequence containing:
- the LOC139968004 gene encoding DDB1- and CUL4-associated factor 10-like; its protein translation is MMIKADGTDDSVTVPSHNKLSKTHCEGFFDWSRGQQIGSSKVPLYHGCYSRTQKIYHRRRLINNLQSQLYLHMTKASSSFVGFGAVFNLEFSPTGKILVAACEGNAMKIYDPLALSQIQVVPKAHTDCVNCIRFLDDRTFATGSDDCTVALWDFRNVKQKVTQLQGHRNWVKSIEYSPATGQLISSGFDGKVYAWDINSYSSEAAKPTELVCLDRLMRTRLTPDDSKMILSTSLGYYLIIHDLDLLTLAKDLKDFSSDDYYLLLQEKDPKDLTNHPSNHVFHQKRNRVELVMDFPRESYPWCISSLVVHPQSWCMMSRFTSEMEESEWTCVHDIQGGHCNLDKDIHDSAADNSTPFHPQDRLLYYMSERNDGRGYIKELSVSPDGRYICSAFGDGVRLLTFNTDCSELCDLNPTGGNSKGLTEKCRLISHKRTVVTSEFSPTHPTLVTGCLEGELAFHQARL